The following are encoded in a window of Brevibacillus sp. DP1.3A genomic DNA:
- the asnS gene encoding asparagine--tRNA ligase → MLTTIARIGQHVGQEVRLGCWLYNKRSSGKIQFLQLRDGSGFIQGVVVKAEVAEEVWENASQLTQESSLYITGVVRADDRAPSGYELTVTGVEIIQIAQEYPISLKEHGVDFLMDHRHLWLRSPRQRAVMAVRSEVIRAMYEFFHENGFVKVDPPILTPTSAEGTTNLFHTKYFEEDAYLSQSGQLYMEAVAMALGRVYSFGPTFRAEKSKTRRHLIEFWMIEPEMAFVDHEENLRIQEAFVSHVVQSVLKNCERELKTLERDTTKLQNVTGSFPRISYDDAIKLLQEKGSEIKWGDDFGAPDETMIADHFDKPVFITHYPTEIKAFYMKPHPERPEVVLCADMIAPEGYGEIIGGSQRIDDPELLEKRFAEHELSEEAYRWYLDLRKYGTVPHSGFGLGLERTIAWICGLDHVRETIPFPRMLNRLYP, encoded by the coding sequence ATGTTGACGACGATTGCCCGAATCGGGCAGCATGTTGGACAAGAAGTACGTCTGGGTTGCTGGTTATACAACAAACGCAGCAGCGGCAAGATTCAATTTTTGCAGCTCCGCGACGGCTCCGGCTTCATCCAAGGTGTAGTAGTAAAAGCGGAAGTAGCGGAAGAAGTGTGGGAGAATGCATCGCAGCTCACACAAGAAAGCTCACTTTACATAACCGGTGTAGTTCGTGCGGATGACCGCGCACCAAGCGGTTACGAACTGACAGTAACAGGTGTGGAAATTATTCAGATCGCCCAGGAGTATCCGATTTCCTTGAAGGAACACGGTGTTGACTTCCTCATGGACCATCGCCACCTGTGGCTGCGTTCTCCACGTCAGCGCGCAGTCATGGCTGTGCGTTCCGAAGTGATTCGCGCCATGTATGAGTTCTTCCACGAGAACGGTTTCGTAAAAGTAGACCCACCGATTTTGACACCGACCTCTGCGGAAGGTACCACGAATCTGTTCCATACGAAATATTTTGAGGAAGATGCGTATCTCTCGCAGTCCGGCCAGCTTTATATGGAAGCAGTCGCTATGGCGTTAGGTCGCGTTTACTCTTTCGGTCCAACTTTCCGTGCCGAGAAATCCAAGACACGTCGTCATTTGATCGAGTTCTGGATGATCGAGCCGGAGATGGCTTTCGTGGATCATGAAGAAAATCTGCGTATTCAGGAAGCGTTTGTATCTCATGTGGTACAATCGGTATTGAAAAACTGTGAGCGCGAACTGAAAACGTTGGAGCGCGATACAACAAAACTGCAAAATGTAACGGGGTCGTTCCCACGCATCTCTTATGATGATGCGATCAAACTGTTGCAGGAAAAAGGTAGCGAGATCAAATGGGGAGACGACTTCGGGGCACCGGATGAGACGATGATTGCGGACCACTTCGACAAGCCTGTTTTCATCACCCATTATCCTACCGAAATCAAGGCTTTCTACATGAAGCCACACCCTGAACGTCCGGAAGTGGTTCTGTGCGCGGACATGATCGCACCAGAAGGCTACGGTGAAATCATCGGGGGTAGCCAGCGGATTGATGATCCAGAACTCTTGGAGAAACGTTTTGCTGAGCATGAGCTTTCGGAAGAGGCATATCGCTGGTATTTGGATCTGCGCAAATATGGTACAGTTCCTCACTCCGGCTTCGGTTTGGGTCTGGAGCGTACGATTGCATGGATTTGCGGTCTGGATCACGTGCGTGAAACCATTCCATTCCCACGCATGCTGAATCGTCTCTACCCATAG